One Clupea harengus chromosome 3, Ch_v2.0.2, whole genome shotgun sequence DNA window includes the following coding sequences:
- the snx33 gene encoding sorting nexin-33, with protein sequence MPLKAKALYTFQSENTDEINIQENEELVIFDEKSMDGWLRGENSKGEKGIFPASYVEVIRPRSNSNLTDCSLSPAGSPGNDSSYFPSGSNTSGSFNMPQSFYDDDDDDWDDWDDSSTVVEDEDPQGRGNGANGHAHQSSFNNPNVHYRSKPHMERQDSISSSRKGSMVGRNLNRFSSFVRSGVEAFVLGDVPMMAKIAESYTIEMAPKGPKWGDSPQPFSCSIEDPTKQTKFKGIKTYISYRVTPSHTVRPVYRRYKHFDWLYNRLLHKFTVISVPHLPEKQATGRFEEDFIEKRKRRLILWMDHMTSHPVLSQYEGFEHFLMCADDKQWKLGKRRAEKDEMVGAHFMLTLKIPNEHQDLQDVEERVDTFKAFAKKMDDSVMQLTHVASELVRKHLGGFRKEFQRLGNAFQSISQAFMLDPPCSTDNLNNAISHTGRTYENIGEMFAEQPKFDLFHMLDKLSLYQGLLSNFPDIIHLQKGAFAKVKESQRMSDEGKMDQDEADGVRKRCRTVGFALQAEMNYFHQRREVDFKDMMQAYLQQQIVFYQRVVQQLERTLHMYDSI encoded by the exons ATGCCACTCAAAGCTAAGGCGCTATATACTTTCCAAAGTGAAAATACGGACGAAATTAATATACAGGAGAATGAGGAACTGGTTATTTTTGACGAGAAGTCTATGGATGGCTGGTTGCGAGGAGAGAACAGCAAAGGAGAGAAAGGCATTTTCCCAGCCTCTTATGTGGAGGTTATTAGGCCACGCTCCAACTCTAACCTGACAGATTGCTCCCTAAGCCCAGCAGGCTCCCCTGGCAATGACTCTTCCTACTTTCCCTCTGGTTCCAACACCTCTGGTTCCTTTAACATGCCGCAGAGTTTCtatgacgacgacgatgacgacTGGGATGACTGGGATGACAGCTCCACAGTGGTTGAGGATGAAGACCCCCAGGGCCGAGGCAATGGAGCCAATGGGCATGCTCACCAAAGCTCCTTCAATAACCCCAATGTTCACTACCGCTCCAAGCCTCACATGGAAAGACAGGACAGCATTTCCAGCTCAAGAAAGGGCAGCATGGTGGGTAGAAACCTCAACCGTTTCTCTAGCTTCGTTCGCTCTGGGGTAGAAGCCTTTGTTCTGGGCGATGTGCCGATGATGGCTAAAATAGCAGAGTCTTACACCATAGAGATGGCCCCCAAAGGGCCAAAGTGGGGGGACAGCCCTCAGCCCTTTTCCTGCTCCATTGAGGACCCCACTAAGCAGACCAAGTTCAAGGGCATCAAGACCTATATATCCTACAGAGTAACCCCGAGCCACACTGTCCGGCCTGTGTACCGGCGTTACAAGCACTTTGACTGGCTATACAACAGGTTACTGCACAAGTTCACTGTCATATCTGTGCCCCATCTGCCTGAGAAGCAAGCGACAGGCCGCTTTGAGGAGGACTTCATCGAAAAGCGCAAGAGACGGCTAATCCTCTGGATGGACCACATGACCAGTCACCCGGTCCTCTCGCAGTATGAGGGCTTTGAGCACTTTCTCATGTGTGCGGACGATAAGCAGTGGAAACTGGGGAAGCGGCGAGCAGAGAAGGACGAGATGGTGGGTGCCCACTTCATGCTCACCCTAAAGATTCCCAATGAGCATCAAGACCTGCAGGATGTTGAGGAAAGGGTGGATACCTTCAAGGCCTTTGCCAAAAAGATGGATGACAGTGTGATGCAGCTTACGCATGTGGCCTCTGAGCTGGTGCGTAAGCACCTTGGAGGCTTCCGAAAGGAATTTCAAAGACTGGGCAATGCCTTCCAGTCCATAAGCCAGGCTTTCATGCTGGATCCCCCTTGCAGCACAGATAATTTGAACAATGCAATCTCCCACACTGGCCGCACTTACGAAAACATTGGAGAAATGTTTGCTGAGCAGCCCAAGTTTGACCTTTTTCACATGCTGGACAAACTCTCTCTTTACCAAGGCCTGCTCTCCAACTTCCCAGACATCATTCACCTACAGAAAG gtGCCTTTGCCAAGGTGAAAGAGAGCCAGCGAATGAGCGACGAGGGCAAGATGGACCAGGATGAGGCCGACGGCGTGCGCAAGCGCTGCCGGACCGTGGGCTTCGCCCTGCAGGCTGAAATGAACTACTTCCACCAGCGGCGTGAGGTGGACTTCAAGGATATGATGCAGGCTTACCTCCAGCAGCAGATTGTCTTCTACCAGCGTGTGGTCCAGCAGCTGGAACGTACCCTGCACATGTATGATAGCATCTAG